DNA from Kwoniella dejecticola CBS 10117 chromosome 1, complete sequence:
CCATCCATCTGATCCCACTAATCCTAATGAGAATGACTTAATCTGATCAATGGCAATTTTGTTATAGGCAAACAAGCTATCAACAATCAAGAAATGCTTAAACGAAGTCCTGAAATACGGTGGACCATATACCCCTCGTGACCTATATCCGTACCATCTGGCATTACATCAGATCGACTCTCTTCGAAAAGACGGCAAGTTTTACGCGGACGACGGAAGTATACCGGAAGGACAGGCGATCCTGGTTGCGCAACTCAGCGAGGCGCACGAGCTGCTGGAAATGTTGAAGGAGAGTATgagtgacgaggaggacgaggatgataaTGAGGAGATATGATGGGTTTGAGGAATGTCTAAAAGAGGAGTACGAGTGAGGGACAgaggtgaaggcgaagagaggcaaagagaggcagaggcagagaGAGAAATAGTAAAAAGTAGGAAAAGTTGTAAATGCAAAGTAAAGTGAAAGTAAAACGATCTGTCCTTATTTAATCTCAATTCTGtaaatacaaatacagttgcaacagcaacagcaacagcaacaacaacacagTTCAAGTTCATGTTCTTGTTCCGGCTGATCTATACAGTATACATTAATTTAGTATATCCATGCATATGTAGTCCTTTCTTCACATAACATAGAGATAAACATCGTAGCGTATCGGACAATCGAACAATCATGAGCTGCATTTGCATTGAATCGCGATCATACGATACGAGTAAGATGTGTCTTGATACGCTTGCATGTCCAATTGTTCAATTGTTAAACTGCTCACGCGTTCACGTATTCACGTATTCACGTATTCACGTATTCACGTATTCACGGATTCACGGCTTGAAAATTACAAAACGATAATCATCTTTAATAATACCTAGATCACTtcaccataccataccatatATTCCATATCCGAGCTTCTCTCACGATTCACGATTCCCGTTCGATAGCGATCTCTCTCCATTCCTGCCTATCTGCCTGCatcgaagatgctgagggtgtcgatgttgatgactTTGGCAGTGACGGTCAATGGGGATTCGAGATCGGGTTTATCAGGTTCATTCATTACTAGTAAGGCGGATCccactccttctccttctctttcttgtcaTCGACGCCTCGTTCTGTCATTCACATCAACACACCATTTGACCTGCTCTCTCGCTCTCTATATCTCGTGAGAtgaaatcagatcagatcagatcagatcaaattACATTCTGTGGTGCGATCATGGATCGACAATGATTGTTTATCGAGGCGCTCGAATCGGATCTGCCGCTTtaccatgttcatgttcatcgtcatgcaCCAGCACCCGTGTTTCCCCAATTCCCATATCCTGTAGTTTTGCTTGCGTAATAAGCAGGCTGGAGGTAATACGGCACTTGTTCactctgagtctgattcTGGTTTTGCGAGTGGTCATACGTGTGCGAGTACGGGACTCCAGGCGAGTTTGCAGGGATTGGTAAAGGGATGTTTGACATGCCCCACGGATTCGCGTTACTTTGAGCGTGCGCTTGAGTTTGAGACGGCTGTGCTTGGTACGGATATTGGGATTGATGCGTGTAATACGGTTGTTGAGCAGTATTCAGGTTGGCAGTGGGGCCGATGTGAACAGGAGCTTGGTGAGGAGTAGGATTAGGTACTTGTGCGAAACCTGCGTATTGAGTATGCTGTTGCGGTCTCGGAGAATGGTTATTATCATGGTTATGGTTGTTGGCGGTATCGCTCGGCATCGGAGTCGTGATTGTAGGCGCACCCCAGATTGCAGCTATATTAGCTTGTCCGCTTGACCTCTTTTGTCCCTTTTCACTCTCTTCCCGAGTCATCGTCCATATACTGTTATtttgaagctgaagtgggTTTGTCCCAGCAGCGCTCGAGCCAGCAGCTGGACCTGCACCGAATAATAGTCCACCTCCTGTTGTAGGGGTCATAGTAATCGCGCCTTGACCTTGgacttgtccttgtccttgaccagACGAAGTCATTGCGGCCAaatgaggagaaggtgtgttCACAATTGGTCCGCCTGCAGGAGGAGAGGGGAAAGCGCTTGTACTGGTTTCCGGTAACGCCGATGAATGGGAAGGTGGAGTAGGCGTGCTTTCCAACATGAGATTCTGTAGGAGATCATAGGCAGTCGGTTTCTTCGTCAGGTTCGAGACCATGGCCGAAGTGGGCTGAGGTACGGTAGGTCCATCTCTGACATTTATGGCCGCCTGCGGACTACGTGATGGTCGATTGCGTCAGCGATTTGTACATATTGATTGCGTTTGGACTACAGGAGAGCGCAACTTGCCTCTGATTCCAGATGATGACCTCGTCGACGTCCTTGTCAAGCTGTTCATCCCCGTCTACACTACTTTCCGAGGCCAAAGTAGCCCGCATTGCGAGGTTGACAGGATCGTCCTCTGTTTCAGTGCTAACGCTGGCGATATCCGATTCTTGCTCTCTCGCGGCGGCATCGAATGAGCCGATTCTCGAAGACAGAGGTTGGACACCTAATAAAGCCGCGCCGACCTGAGGTTGCGAGAAGCCGATTGGTCAATTAGCGAGATTCGCTATgtagtggaagtggaaataATTAAAGGACTTACGCCGCTCTGCGTGATTAATTTCGCATCCACTTGTATATCCGCCAACCTCATCAACTGCTGTTCATTGGGATGGACATCTCCTTGAATCACACCCcctgcttcttcttgcaTCGACCCCGCGACAGACAGACCACCTTCGGCCGTCTTACCCCTTTGGAGAGGTACAAAGCCTCTCATATCGATGTCTTCCTCCAACGGTTCAGGTAAAGAAGGCAGAGACGCGATAGGAAACACCGATCCCAAAGTGGTGATGAGGGTCCTATAAGTCTTCCAGAACTCGCTGAGGAtgacggaagaaggatttTGTTCTTGATGTCTTTGCAAGTAATCtaaatccatcttcatccatttACTCATTATCCTCAGACTAGGCAAGATCCTTCGGAGAACAGCGCTGATGAAGGAAGACGAGTCCGGAACGCTGCGGTCGAggtcttcgtcctcatcatcgttgataGCTAAAGCACTTTGTAACTGTACATTCTGTCGAACGTCTTCGATTTCCTCGATCGCAATTTTCATGACCACGTCAGAGATTCCCAAGAGCAATTCCAAAGCTTTGGTCTCGGCTTCATGGGACCTTTTGACGAGTTTCGGATTTTGTTCCAGACCCGCAGTGCTTCGAGCATGGTGATGAAGACCCATAGCTATCACGATAGTCTGAACAATTGTCTCGGTTGGCATTTGACGGGATCGTGCGAGAGTGGACAAGTCGTCAAGGAGGACAGGTTGGAGCGACGGTATAAAGGAGAATCTGATGATTCCCAAATCcagatgatcagatcagctgcCTACCTCATTCTCGCTGTTGGGAAAATGGACCACTTACCCAGCTTTGAGATACAGTATACCGATCAATACGATCATAtcatctttccacctcttGATCGCATTCGTTTGGACCTGATCcgcatcttcgccctctttcccttctttccttcgagCTCGCCAACGTTCAGTGGTCTTGCCAAGATGTTCGTACAGTATCCCATCAATTCCTTTGAAGGCGTTCTTGATTGCCGAAGCTCGGAAATAGTAATACGTGGTTGAGAAGGGGTCAGAGAGGTACGTTGAAATTACGGCCAATTGATTGAAAGCGGCGCCTGTCATCAAACACAGCTCGTCTCAGCTTGGTAGCATCAGAGTGTGACCGAGAATGATACTAGGGCGgctttgactcaccatcatcaggCTGTATACATCTGGCAACTTCGTAATATTCCCTGGCATGGCCAAACTTATCCACCACCGCTTCTCTACCTCCATTACCTCTGCGCGGTTTAACGGGTTCACGGTACTGGTCTTTGTACCTCTCCAAATCTCCCAGGCAGATCAAGCCTTTGTATATCAGATTAAgcttatctttcttctccaatcCTCCATTCGAACTCAGATTTGGCAATTCATCCGAGTGATCGACGTTATTTCCATTTGACGACAAGGGGATTTTGACTTGGTTGAGGTATACGAACAAGTCCTTGACTTCAGCTAGGTTATGGAAATTGTATATCCTCGAGATCAACGATTTGTAAAAAGATTCCTCAGTTGACAGGTATTGTTTGAAGCGAGTGACGGCTTTCCTCAATTCGCTAGCATCGTGCGGATGCGCGTGCGAATGAGGGAGGGCGGCACCGGATCTTCCCTCATTTCGACGATTGTGCTGGGTTGTACCGGTAGGGGTGTGAGACAAGGTCGCGCTTCGTTCGATGTTCGAGATGATATTGCGATAAGATGCGATCAAGAGATACGTAGTCTGATGCCATAGGTTGTCTAGTGTTTGGGAATAAGGCGATAACGGGTGTgagaaaagcagaagcagatgggTTTCTCGGCACCTAAAGCAATGGCCCATCTAGATACATTAGCTTCGTtacatctttctctcttccttgcGAGAGCGAGCGGACATGCGGAACAGAACGGCTTACCGCTGTCTACTCTGCTCGGCTTCTCGACTCCAAGGTGGAAAATTGTTCAAGATGTTCTTCAAATTGCCAGCTTCGTTACGAGCGTCTCTGTTCCCCGGACAAATTTATGTCAGCTGGTCTTCGATGTCACCAGtcaatcgatcttgactttgatttccGACGTCGATGAGTCGTACATCCAACATATTCGTTGAAGAACTTACcgatcaagctcagctgctgatctcctcgaagaCTGCCTTGAGGGTTGCCTTGACATCGTCACCGAGTCACCGATCGGGTTTCGCTTGGCTGTTAGAGATCTATCGATATGGTCAAGTGGGTTTCTTGGGCAGGAGTTTGAGGGACTCGTTGTTTATTGATATCAGGAGCTCATGGCGAGTGACCAGCAACAATCATGGTATGACCATGATGTCGAAGGGGCAGAGATGATCTGTGGTATACTGTAGTTCAAGGAAATGAAAGGATGAATGTTGATGTAAAGGAGAATACAGATGAGTCGTGTATCAAGAAAGTTGGGCGCGGTTCTGGTAGATGGTAGACGGTAGATGGTGGATGGTGATTTTGTGCTTTTCCTGAATTGACCGAGGTGTGACGTCTTCAATCCTTCAAATTGCCTCAATGCAGATCACGGAGATAAGTGGAGTGAAGAGTGCAGAGAAAAATGACAAGCACCTCATTTCATCATGCATACTCAGACCCAATCTCGGTCTCATTCTCAGCGTCAATATGGATGTGAATGAAGCGGCATGAGGCCGCAAGAAGAATGGATTTCAGTTGACTCGATCATTACATGTCATAGCCGTCCATCCTGTGCGTTGGCGAAAAGAAGTCTGCATAGAAGAGAAGGTAATATGTCTGTTTATCAAGTACAAATCGCCTCTCTCTACTTTCCCATGTGTTTTTGATCGTAATATCCAGTCCGTCatccctctcatcctccagaCCAGATTTACTCTCAACATCCCAATGAACCCTATCAACCCTGCACAAACTGATGAATAGCTTAAGCGGTGTCGACGGTCTTTCCGGCGGTACCTCGCTGTGTGGATGGAATTCATCAATATCAGTAAACGAACGATGTAGTGAACAGTCGTGGGAGTTGGGTCACTCACGAGAAGACCAGTTCTTCTGGCAGCGATAAGACCAGCCTTTTGACCCGAAGGAGCATCTCGGGCCATTGTAGAAGCGTGACCAATGTGTTGATGGTTACCACCACCGTGAGGGTGATCGACGGGGTTCATAGCCACACCTCGGGTTCTGGGCCACGAGTTTCTCTTGGCTCTCATGGCGTGGTGTTTTCTACCGGCCTTGAGGAACGGCTTGtcgattcttcctcctccagcaaTGATACCGACGGTGGCTCTGCATCGGGAAGAGATGGTCTTCTTGGCACCCGAAGGTAATCTGATTCGGGTGACACCGGTCTCAGAGTGTCCGATGACGGTGGCGTAGTTTCCGGAAGTTCTGGCTAAGGCTCCTCGGTCtccgatcttctcctcgacgTTGGAGATGATGGTTCCTTCGGGACATTGGGCGATGGGGAGAACGTTTCCGACGTTCAGGGTAGCCTTCTTACCGGCGTAGATGAAAGATCCAGTGGAGATACCCTCGGTAGCGAGGAAAGTTTCCTTTCGGAGCTTGTATCTGTATGGGTCTCGGAAGACGACGGTGGCGAGGGGAGCACCTCTGGGAGTGAGAAGAAAAGCGCAATGTATCAGCCTCCGTTCCCAAGATCATCCAGTGATCCAATCTCAGAGCATGGCGCTTCCAATCATGTCTTCCCTCGAGACTGAATCATTCCAAAACCTTTTCTGCAATTCCATCCGTGCATATGTTCATATGCGACGCTTCTCCTGTCATCGCTCCTCCTCAAACACCATCCTTCGACCCTCAAGCTGCTGTACCCTCCCTCCCATCCACCCGCACAGCTAGATGCCCAAAGTATGCGAATCCAACTCACCGACCAGCATCGTGGATGATCTCCCTAACCACACCTCGGATGTACCCGTTCTTCTCGGCGAAATCGAGGTTTCTCAATCGAGCCGGGTTCTTGTTGTGGTGAGTGTGGGACTTGAAGATACCCCCGGATTTTCTTTGAGCTCGGATGACTCGCTACGTAGATCACAACAAATAGATGTCAGATTGGTGCTTCTCAACGatcgtcctccttctcccgttCATCCGGCCATTCGTCCCTCCCTTCATCTCCAAGCATATCCCCCAGCCTGCTTATTCCTTGCTAACgatctcatccctcatccatcatccaacatcatctccttgatcctCTCGTTCTTCCGAATACTATCACGTCTGCTCCCGATCGGATCGACGATTGAAAGGACTTACACCCATTTTCTACACGCAACGAAGTATCAGCAGCAATCGAAGAGATGGAGCaggatgaaggaggtgagtgagtgagtgagacTTACGACTAATTTTGATGGTCGGTTAAGACTTGATGGATGGAGGAGAGACCGTAAGTAGTGGAATTGAAGGTTTTGATGGAAATCACGCTGATGCCAGCTACAATGCTACAATGCTACGCTACAATGGGTGAATCCCACTACGCTAGACCCTGTATCTCAGAACAGCGTATGGTGAAAAGGGAAATACAGCAGTGCCACACTCGGGTATATAAGACATATCTTCCATTATGCACAGTGTCGGTGATTGCGCTTAACACCGAATCTCACGAATTAAAGCGTTTTATCTGTTCACTTGCAATACAGATCgatgcatctgcatctgaATTTGAATACGCTTGCTCAGTCGGACATAACCACATCATGGAGTGACCGCATGACCAGCGCTTGACGTTACTCGTCATGCGATATCCTAACAACCGCACGATATAATTTACGTCAATACATGCCTGAAGAGACGAACCCATCTCCGCGTTCAAAGTAGCTAATGTGCAGGCATACGACATGTGCCTTTTTGCCCAATATCAAATGTCGAAATGTCGAAAAAGATAAGATGAGATCATTGGTTCATTCATATGATACAAGATATCATGGTCTACCTGCTCTCTTCTTTGTCCACCCTCACCTACAAATTAAGGACAGGTACCACGATCGAAAATCACGATCCACACGCAGTATCACGTATGATGACATGACACACATCCTCACTTTCCACCTCCAATCTTCTTACCGAATCCCAAATTCAAcctgatcttctttcccataTCCTTCACtggtgtcgatgtcgatgtcgatgtcgacgtcgAAGTGGTCGACGATGTGCCGGTGTTTTTGGCACTCTTGCCACCAACAACACTGTCTGTAGGCGAtttatcttcctcttttgtCTCTTTCGACAgtgattgtgattgcgacttcgactttgagcCGGCCGCTGCACCAACTAACAATCCAGCAaacccctcttcttcctcttcttctctttgtctcTTAGCTCGCATACGCATAGCTACATCTCCTAAATCCTCTTCTAGTTCTTCTGTAGCTTTTAtatcttttcccttctcctcatctttgtctcgcttgatctcatctcccaCTGACTGCGTTTGTGTTTTACCGTATGGTGAGGATTTTgacgctgaagctgaggcagaTGCGGACGCAGgtccagaagaagaatctgAATCGGATCCATCATCGTAATCCAACCCCAAGGCTGCTCCAGTACTGCTTCCACCAGGATTACTGCCTTCGGCCTGcgtcggtgtcggtgtcgtcgacgatgaagatgccgttgtttgattctgattctgattttgagcttgagtcgAATTGGAACCCGGTTGTCTCGCTCCTGCTGGCCGTTTCTTCGGTCCGCCACCATGAGTgaacatcctcttcctcttggagGGCACGGGTAGTTGCACTTTCGTCGAATCACTGCTTGACGccgcctcttcatcgtccgatGCATTGAAgtaatcttcctcttcagcatTCCGATCCGCATGAGCCTTCGAGGATTCAGCTTCGTTATTAGACAATTGAGCCACGGGTGGCGGAGGTTCGTTATTTATTTCCCATCTATTGCGTAGGCCGGCTATGTATTTCTTCAGGAATGCTCGAGAAGCCAGTTTATCGATTCGTTCGCGATATGAGTCGAAGAGGTGATTTATGATCAACTTAAGATTATCCTGGTAACATCATCCATCGCAtttcgtcagctcagattcaGAAGAACAAGACTATGCTCTACACTTGTCACGTCGTTTGCACTCACCCGTCGAATCAGTTCCAAAACGTCCATACAAGCAGAACTCATCATATTGTCTCTCACactctcctcctccaacagtTCAAGCAGAGGCAAGAAGAGGTCATTCTTGACGTAATATCGGTGCATGAAATGGTTGGGCGTCTTAAGGCAAGCTCGAATATACCGCAAGGCCGCTATGATTCTAGAAGTCAGCTACGCCCAGATTCATACCGTGTTGCATAGCTAGCAGTCGTGGGTAGGGagatatcactcaccatggCGTAAAGGTTTATCTTTCACGTATAACAAACCAACCACCTTCTTCGAAATAGGATTCGACAGTACAAAGTAGGACGCCTTGTGTGCGTGACTTAGCACACAGAAGGACAGTAATTCGACCAGGTGCTGTAGGAGTGTGATGTGTTCTCGGGCCAATTTGAATTGGGGATCTACGATGCAGTGCGGATTGCCATATTAGCTCAGACACGAAATGATAATTGGAATACACGGAAGGAGATTCAGAGTGAATACTGACTTTTGGCCAATTCTGACTTGACATCCGGCGCATCTAGCAAAGGCTTGAATAGGACATTCGTGCAATTCTCGTAGAAATACGTGCTGAACGATTCCGACAAGGGTCCTTCTTTGGTGCGCGCCACGAACGCCTGAACATCATCCCACATCCCACAGTCAGCGGAGTTCCAAGCGGGTACGAGTCGTCATGAAAGAAGCGAGATTCTTACCTCGTTCTCTGGAGGAGTTTCCAGCAAGGTCCGCAATGTGTCAGACATCTGAGACATCAAACCCAaattcttcgtcgaatgCAATAAATTGATTATCTCTAGTACCAATGTCCgtctcttcgcttcctcttccttgaAGACATGCAGTCTGACCACATTGGCATCATGCTCCACTGCTAACGTCATGATCTCCGCACCCGCATGAAGAAGGGTCGCTTCCGTCCTTCTAAATGCCCATTCACACACGAACAACAGACCCCTTTCCACCAGATTACGATATAGCGTTAATCTTCCTTGCAACTGGACTCCTTTgcccatgatcatcagctgatgtaAGAACATCACTACATCGCGCTTCCTCTCGTCTAGTGGTTCGGTCTTGGACGTTTCGGGATCGGCAGGCGGTTCGTGGAATCCGTTGAATAGATGATGTAAGAATATGTCGTTTTGCTGAATGTAATTTATGATGTCAACctggttgaagaagacgaaaccGTTCAATATGTTGAATGTTGGATCGTCCAGCACGCGGGCAAGGACCACATCTTTCAGATATAGAAGACGATATGTTTGATGTATTTTGTTACGTATATtgtcatccttgatctcgactACTTGACGGAATCGAGCTGTATCTTGGAAATATTGACGATATGATGCTTTCAGTCCCGGAAATTCAGGATCATCTGTACgaagacatcatcagcttatcCTGCCAGCTCGTCACTGAGAGTTTGCGACTCACACTCCAGCATTCCCATTACTCCCATAAACACATCGTCCTGCAATATGTACTCAAACACGCCATTGTCGTTGAACAGTACTGTGAAAGAAGTCAGCTACGTCACGTTGCGCAGCAAAATTATCAGCTCACTTATGGTCTGCATCAGCGAACAAAGGGCATGTAGATCATCCAGACTCTCCAGATCCTCCGCTTGATCCAGTACCGCTATCAGGTGCTTGATGTAATCCTACATTTGGGGTCAGATACGGTGCGTGCCTCTTTCGCTATTTCATGACTCACTTCATTCAGTATGTGCTCCACTGCTTTTTCTCTTCCGACAGGTGACTTCGCTTGCATCCTGATGAACATCTCTTGCTCCCTACGACACCCCCAGTGAGTCAGTCTTGGGATCTCCTCCCAAAAAGATGAGGCAGATGGGGGCTCACCGAATATTCGCCAAAGTCGGTGTCTGCCAGGGTATCCTAGACTCCGAAACTTGCATAGCTAATGCTCCTGGACCGATCACCGGCGAGTTGTTTGtgggcgaggaagaagaaggtatctGAGTCGTTTCCGTTTCGGCTTCGGCTGTACGTGCAGGAGGAATGACGTAATCAGCTGGAGCATACTTCCTCTTCCCGACGTCGTATAATTCGATGCGTCTTGTCTGAACATTGACTTGATTGGTGGTGAATGGAGGAAAGGGTCATTGAACTTACAAGTCATGCTTAGGAGATGGCGTTGGACTTCACAGATGAATTGCCAGATATCTTCGCATCCCTCTGGATCTTGAAACGACAATGCCATGTCTAAGCCTGTTGCAGGCTCAGTCCACACGATTAACGTGTCTGCATCCATATGCTCAGTCATACTGGTCTGTTTTCGCTGAATCTCGAATTTAAAGCTCACCCTGTTGTTTGCCATATATATCCTCCTTTTCCACCCTCGCGCTCAACAACAACTCCTCTTTTAAGAATCCTCCTGGTGCTTCGGCTTTTTCACCTTCCGACGAAAAGTCTTCCCTCTCCACAATGATCAAAGCTATATCCTGCGTATCATCATATATGCCTTTACAGAACCCCGTCCCTCGATCATGCCATGACGTATCTTGGAGTTCGTACACCTGTCCATTCAATACATCAGTCAGCATTTGACAACCATCGACAGTCGAACGCCATGGGCGCAGAGCCCCGCCGCCTTTGGTATTCATCCATGACTCtgggtcaaggtgaagggggctcaccttgacgcGTTTCCCGTCTAGGTTGACATCCATATCATTCCCCAGATCATCCAaatctccatttccatcaTCGACTATCTCTATCCCTATTCCTGcatcctctcctccttcgtcgTGCTGTCGCTCTTCGTCCATATCTATATCATCGCGATCCATCACCTCGGCACCAATGTCCTCGCTGTTACTCGCATCAGGTCTTGATAgactcgacgaagaaggtgtatcCCCTGGATCTAATTCGGCTTCGACCATATCGGAGTCGTCCCTCGCGAGAGCCGATGTTGCAGCTTGCCTCGAAGCCGATGTCGAAGATTCAGCTtttacttctacttcttggAGTTCATCCGCTCTACTTGAGAGAAGGTTGGTGATTGACTCTGTAGCGTGTAAGGCTGCCATCCAATCCCCGTAAGTCGGGGGTCGCGAGACTGATGATCGCGCGACTTGTTGTCTGGTCTATTTGCTGTTCCTCGGGCGGCGACGTTGCGTACAGCCTTGACTTGATGTGTTCGGCCTTCGCACAAGATGTTGGTCGCGATATGGAGCGGCAGTCGTACGATATCTGTCCTCGCTCTCGTTCTGCTGCTTGCTGTTCAATGAGCtgtcatcaagaagagtgGGTCTGATGTCAATTGTCGGTGATGTCGAGATGACAATGACGGTCAGGGACAACTTAGCTTGGAATacacacatatatacaaATGACCACGTGTATTTGATGCCGCTATCGGTCGCGCGTAGAAATgtgcatatgcatgcattCACTGATAAATTAGATTGGGATTTGGATGATGACCTCGTGCACTTCAGTCATTGAACATCTACGTTTTACTCTGCGATACCTAGGACATCGGACGATCCCTCTACAGCTCAGCGTCATTCCCACACCCACGCCCCAGTAACCACCCACAGCGTCACTGGTCTCGGTCCCAGCCAGCAAGAGGGCGACATCGCTTGTGCCTTTTTCTCCAGCGCTCTtcctttcaccttgatcctccgACATCCTCTCGTCAGCACTTGAGCCCAATGTCGATTTCAGCCCAAAAACGACGctcctcttcaagctcactcgacgatcatcatcgacataaCCACAAGCGAAAGAAAGCTTCCCCCCAGCCATTTAGTGACGATAAATCAAGTAGAATCACACGTCCGATACCGGAAGAATCTACTTTAGACACATTCAAGAACGTTGTGATGGGTGTCATTGGCAGAATCAATCCTTTCGCAGATGCCAAGGATCAGAGTCAGTCGGGTGCGTGTTGACACCTCTCTTGACCAATTTACTCCGGCTGTCAAGCTCTCTGAGGCTAACGAATAACGAATGATAGGTCAAGCCCGTCACCCTCAACAACCAGCTCAATCTGCATCCCGCCCCGCAGGTTCGAAACGTATAGCAGATACTTCTACATCTGCCGGTGGCGCCGTCACCCCGGCCGACGAC
Protein-coding regions in this window:
- a CDS encoding 60S ribosomal protein uL2, which gives rise to MGRVIRAQRKSGGIFKSHTHHNKNPARLRNLDFAEKNGYIRGVVREIIHDAGRGAPLATVVFRDPYRYKLRKETFLATEGISTGSFIYAGKKATLNVGNVLPIAQCPEGTIISNVEEKIGDRGALARTSGNYATVIGHSETGVTRIRLPSGAKKTISSRCRATVGIIAGGGRIDKPFLKAGRKHHAMRAKRNSWPRTRGVAMNPVDHPHGGGNHQHIGHASTMARDAPSGQKAGLIAARRTGLLRGTAGKTVDTA